In Brassica rapa cultivar Chiifu-401-42 chromosome A06, CAAS_Brap_v3.01, whole genome shotgun sequence, a single window of DNA contains:
- the LOC103871429 gene encoding oleosin 18.5 kDa, protein MHAPLNPKHVSICFTLYLLSLFQSRYLIHLSFYLVMASDIQHRPVYGSTTVPRSTNINNPVASFLRQLQSKAPNHSGQLFGLLAFFISGGILLLLTGITVTAFVLGFIAFLPIIIISSPIWIPLFLLVTGFLSLAGMVFGTAALISWTYRYFKGMHPVGSDQVDYARSRIFDTAAHVKDYAGGYFHGKQKDAAPGA, encoded by the coding sequence ATGCATGCGCCTTTAAATCCGAAACATGTCTCCATTTGTTTCACCCTTtatctcctctctctctttcaatcTCGTTACCTCATTCATCTCTCTTTCTATCTCGTTATGGCTAGCGACATCCAACACAGACCCGTGTACGGCTCAACCACCGTGCCTCGCAGCACCAACATTAACAATCCAGTCGCATCCTTTCTCCGTCAGCTACAATCAAAAGCTCCTAATCACTCTGGCCAGCTTTTCGGCCTTCTTGCATTCTTCATCTCCGGTGGAATACTCCTCTTACTCACTGGAATCACCGTCACAGCTTTCGTCCTTGGATTCATCGCTTTCCTTccaatcatcatcatctcaaGCCCTATATGGATCCCTTTGTTCCTCCTTGTAACCGGCTTCTTGTCCCTCGCTGGAATGGTGTTCGGTACGGCGGCTTTGATCTCGTGGACGTATAGGTATTTTAAAGGCATGCACCCTGTCGGGTCGGATCAAGTGGATTATGCTCGGAGTCGGATATTTGACACGGCTGCTCATGTCAAAGACTATGCTGGTGGATACTTCCATGGCAAGCAGAAAGATGCAGCACCAGGTGCATGA
- the LOC103871430 gene encoding RNA demethylase ALKBH9B isoform X1, whose protein sequence is MNASQINVASDQFCSLEQDAVDMTLEDQEDACRDASCDKHKFSMEQRKLIQVMNVKRKRDFLCLEKVNGEMVNILEGLELHTDVFNAAEQQKIVDKVCELQEKARKGELKRAFTPKGKGRSAIQFGCCFNYRTSKAGTPAGILRHETVEPLPALFKVIIRRLVEWHVLPPTCVPDCCVVNIYDEGDCIPPHVDNHDFLRPFCTVSFLSECNILFGSNLKLEENGEYSGGSYSLPLPVGSVLVLNGNGANVAKHCVPEVPTKRISITFRKMNESKRPIWFTPEPDLQWIQPLPFEQESSSSSDHVY, encoded by the exons ATGAACGCTTCACAAATCAACGTTGCCTCCGATCAATTCTGCTCTCTAGAACAAG ATGCTGTTGATATGACATTGGAAGATCAGGAAGATGCATGTAGAGATGCGAGTTGTGATAAACATAAGTTCTCTATGGAGCAGAGAAAGCTTATCCAAGTGATGAATGTGAAGAGGAAAAGAGACTTTCTTTGCTTGGAGAAAGTTAACGGCGAGATGGTTAACATACTGGAGGGACTCGAATTACATACCGATGTTTTTAATGCAGCGGAACAGCAAAAGATAGTTGATAAAGTGTGTGAGCTACAAGAGAAGGCACGTAAAGGAGAACTAA AGCGTGCATTTACTCCTAAAGGAAAAGGACGTTCAGCTATTCAATTCGGTTGTTGTTTCAACTACCGAACA AGCAAAGCTGGAACCCCGGCTGGGATTCTTAGACATGAAACTGTTGAACCATTACCTGCTCTTTTCAAAGTGATCATTAGAAGGTTGGTTGAATGGCATGTTCTGCCTCCAACTTGTGTACCTGATTGTTGTGTCGTCAACATCTATGATGAAGGTGATTGCATACCTCCTCATGTCGATAATCACGACTTTCTTCGTCCATTCTGCACCGTTTCTTTCCTTAGTGAATGCAATATCCTCTTCGGATCAAACCTAAAACTTGAGGAAAACGGTGAATATTCCGGTGGTTCATACTCATTACcgcttccagttgg ATCAGTGCTTGTGTTAAACGGCAATGGAGCTAATGTAGCTAAGCATTGTGTACCTGAAGTTCCCACAAAAAG AATATCAATTACATTTAGAAAAATGAACGAGTCAAAACGTCCAATCTGGTTCACACCAGAGCCTGATCTGCAATGGATACAGCCATTGCCATTCGAGCAGGAATCGTCTAGTTCATCTGACCATGTTTATTAG
- the LOC103871430 gene encoding RNA demethylase ALKBH9B isoform X2, with product MNASQINVASDQFCSLEQDAVDMTLEDQEDACRDASCDKHKFSMEQRKLIQVMNVKRKRDFLCLEKVNGEMVNILEGLELHTDVFNAAEQQKIVDKVCELQEKARKGELKRAFTPKGKGRSAIQFGCCFNYRTSKAGTPAGILRHETVEPLPALFKVIIRRLVEWHVLPPTCVPDCCVVNIYDEGDCIPPHVDNHDFLRPFCTVSFLSECNILFGSNLKLEENGEYSGGSYSLPLPVGACVKRQWS from the exons ATGAACGCTTCACAAATCAACGTTGCCTCCGATCAATTCTGCTCTCTAGAACAAG ATGCTGTTGATATGACATTGGAAGATCAGGAAGATGCATGTAGAGATGCGAGTTGTGATAAACATAAGTTCTCTATGGAGCAGAGAAAGCTTATCCAAGTGATGAATGTGAAGAGGAAAAGAGACTTTCTTTGCTTGGAGAAAGTTAACGGCGAGATGGTTAACATACTGGAGGGACTCGAATTACATACCGATGTTTTTAATGCAGCGGAACAGCAAAAGATAGTTGATAAAGTGTGTGAGCTACAAGAGAAGGCACGTAAAGGAGAACTAA AGCGTGCATTTACTCCTAAAGGAAAAGGACGTTCAGCTATTCAATTCGGTTGTTGTTTCAACTACCGAACA AGCAAAGCTGGAACCCCGGCTGGGATTCTTAGACATGAAACTGTTGAACCATTACCTGCTCTTTTCAAAGTGATCATTAGAAGGTTGGTTGAATGGCATGTTCTGCCTCCAACTTGTGTACCTGATTGTTGTGTCGTCAACATCTATGATGAAGGTGATTGCATACCTCCTCATGTCGATAATCACGACTTTCTTCGTCCATTCTGCACCGTTTCTTTCCTTAGTGAATGCAATATCCTCTTCGGATCAAACCTAAAACTTGAGGAAAACGGTGAATATTCCGGTGGTTCATACTCATTACcgcttccagttgg TGCTTGTGTTAAACGGCAATGGAGCTAA
- the LOC103871430 gene encoding RNA demethylase ALKBH9B isoform X3, with the protein MNASQINVASDQFCSLEQDAVDMTLEDQEDACRDASCDKHKFSMEQRKLIQVMNVKRKRDFLCLEKVNGEMVNILEGLELHTDVFNAAEQQKIVDKVCELQEKARKGELKRAFTPKGKGRSAIQFGCCFNYRTSKAGTPAGILRHETVEPLPALFKVIIRRLVEWHVLPPTCVPDCCVVNIYDEGDCIPPHVDNHDFLRPFCTVSFLSECNILFGSNLKLEENGEYSGGSYSLPLPISACVKRQWS; encoded by the exons ATGAACGCTTCACAAATCAACGTTGCCTCCGATCAATTCTGCTCTCTAGAACAAG ATGCTGTTGATATGACATTGGAAGATCAGGAAGATGCATGTAGAGATGCGAGTTGTGATAAACATAAGTTCTCTATGGAGCAGAGAAAGCTTATCCAAGTGATGAATGTGAAGAGGAAAAGAGACTTTCTTTGCTTGGAGAAAGTTAACGGCGAGATGGTTAACATACTGGAGGGACTCGAATTACATACCGATGTTTTTAATGCAGCGGAACAGCAAAAGATAGTTGATAAAGTGTGTGAGCTACAAGAGAAGGCACGTAAAGGAGAACTAA AGCGTGCATTTACTCCTAAAGGAAAAGGACGTTCAGCTATTCAATTCGGTTGTTGTTTCAACTACCGAACA AGCAAAGCTGGAACCCCGGCTGGGATTCTTAGACATGAAACTGTTGAACCATTACCTGCTCTTTTCAAAGTGATCATTAGAAGGTTGGTTGAATGGCATGTTCTGCCTCCAACTTGTGTACCTGATTGTTGTGTCGTCAACATCTATGATGAAGGTGATTGCATACCTCCTCATGTCGATAATCACGACTTTCTTCGTCCATTCTGCACCGTTTCTTTCCTTAGTGAATGCAATATCCTCTTCGGATCAAACCTAAAACTTGAGGAAAACGGTGAATATTCCGGTGGTTCATACTCATTACcgcttcca ATCAGTGCTTGTGTTAAACGGCAATGGAGCTAA
- the LOC103871431 gene encoding uncharacterized protein LOC103871431 produces MGEVQRIVVVVEDKEAARTALQWALHNLFRHGDVIVLLHVFSPPPRKKKSTAARLLRRHGYHLALSFRELCDDFFNTNTEIIVREGDEDGRTIAEVVKETGASTLLVGLHQQSFLYRWAVSGIDVARNFNCKVMAIKQPSPEESPLPGKAKGRKTSQTTVTLDSLTNFDFSQIDISGLQVPEMPTPKVPYRLCPSPHAILWRTRPRRSNDRYAAVL; encoded by the exons ATGGGAGAAGTACAGAGGATCGTGGTGGTTGTAGAGGATAAAGAAGCGGCCAGGACAGCGTTACAGTGGGCACTTCATAACCTCTTCCGTCACGGTGACGTCATAGTCCTCCTCCACGTATTCTCTCCTCCGCCCCGCAAGAAAAAATCCACGGCGGCGCGTCTCCTCCGCCGCCACGGATACCATCTCGCCCTTTCTTTCCGTGAGCTCTGCGACGATTTCTTCAAC ACAAATACAGAGATAATCGTGAGAGAAGGAGACGAAGATGGAAGAACGATCGCTGAAGTCGTGAAAGAGACTGGTGCGTCAACGCTTCTCGTTGGTCTCCATCAGCAGAGCTTTCTTTACAG ATGGGCAGTGAGTGGGATTGATGTAGCTAGAAATTTTAATTGCAAAGTGATGGCTATAAAGCAGCCTTCACCGGAAGAGTCGCCGCTGCCGGGAAAAGCTAAGGGACGCAAGACCTCACAGACGACGGTGACGTTAGATAGTCTAACTAATTTTGACTTTTCTCAAATAGACATCTCTGGATTACA GGTTCCTGAGATGCCAACACCTAAAGTACCGTACAGATTATGTCCGAGTCCTCATGCGATACTATGGAGAACAAGACCACGGAGATCTAACGACCGTTACGCTGCCGTTTTATAG
- the LOC103871432 gene encoding agamous-like MADS-box protein AGL93, translated as MDSLSSSTSTKMKNNNKLSVRNQTRFKKPFLLLREKTILKKALELSILCDNDICVIHYDREGNLVNTYPEDQCQVKHIVERYRNLRDGEKIKKNTNLSQFYNKKLVDEKRRSLTDAEERKRFTKKVGEFKSSLEHKLQIVKDRVRDLLYSQDHQTEPDQSTCLDVMSQQNHNFPTSSSGFFPQNDLSSSLIDEEDPLMNFCPQVINNPVSVHQQQIGSSLTNLLMSGDASGSSNDRSKFSMFLFNHETATFTPLPNSVSSSFDQ; from the coding sequence ATggattctctttcttcttctacttcgaCAAAGATGAAGAACAACAACAAGCTCTCTGTCAGAAACCAAACCCGTTTCAAGAAACCGTTCTTGTTGTTAAGAGAGAAGACCATTCTCAAGAAAGCGTTAGAGCTTTCCATTCTCTGCGACAACGATATTTGTGTGATACATTACGACCGTGAAGGAAACCTCGTCAACACTTACCCTGAAGATCAGTGCCAAGTTAAACACATTGTCGAGAGGTATAGGAATTTGAGGGACGgagaaaaaatcaagaaaaacaCAAATCTTTCACAGTTCTATAACAAGAAACTCGTTGACGAGAAGAGGAGATCTCTTACGGACGCAGAGGAACGCAAAAGGTTCACTAAGAAAGTTGGAGAGTTCAAGAGTTCCTTGGAACATAAGTTACAGATAGTAAAAGACAGGGTTCGTGACCTTCTTTACTCCCAGGATCATCAGACCGAGCCAGATCAGAGCACTTGTCTTGATGTTATGTCCCAACAAAACCACAACTTCCCGACGTCTTCTTCTGGCTTCTTCCCCCAAAATGACTTATCTTCTTCACTAATAGACGAGGAGGATCCATTGATGAACTTTTGTCCGCAGGTAATTAACAATCCTGTTTCTGTTCATCAACAACAAATAGGATCATCATTAACGAATCTTCTCATGAGTGGTGATGCGTCCGGTTCCTCCAATGATCGGAGTAAATTCTCAATGTTTCTGTTTAACCATGAAACCGCTACGTTTACTCCACTTCCCAACTCTGTTTCTTCAAGCTTTGACCAATGA
- the LOC103871434 gene encoding endoglucanase 5, producing the protein MSKFGRSLLGVSLLLTVLLAAATTAAEYYNYGSALDKTFLFFEAQRSGKLPATQRVKWRGHSGLKDGLAQGVSLEGGYYDAGDHVKFGLPMAFSVTMLSWAAVDNRKELSGLNQMQQTLWSIRWGTDYFIKAHPQPNVLWGQVGDGQSDHYCWERAEDMTTSRTAYKLDQYHPGSDLAGETAAAFAAASLAFKPYNSSYSAILLSHAKELFSFADKYRGLYTDSIPNAKAFYMSSGYSDELLWAAAWLHRATGDQYYLKYTIDNAGYMGGTGWGMKEFSWDNKYAGVQVLLSKVLLEGKGGPYTSTLKQYQMKADYFSCACLKKNGGYNIQTTPGGLMYVREWNNLQYSSVAAFLLAIYSDYLSAANAKLNCPDGSVQPRALLDFARSQADYILGKNRQGMSYLVGYGPKYPIRVHHRGASVPSIFVQHSSVSCVQGFDSWYRRAQADPNVIHGALVGGPDQNDNYSDDRTNYEQSEPTLSGTAPLVGLFAKLSVGSYGGGYSKPYQTTKPPASSYKATPTTYTPKQSGAPIEFLHSITANWMAGNTRYYRHKVIIKNNSQKQISDLKLKIEDLSGPIWGLIPTGQKNTYQLPQWQKRLRAGQTHDFVYVQGGPQAKVSVLSYY; encoded by the exons ATGAGTAAGTTTGGTAGGTCTTTGTTGGGTGTAAGCCTATTACTGACCGTTCTTCTAGCGGCAGCCACCACCGCCGCAGAGTACTACAATTACGGAAGTGCCCTTGACAAGACCTTCTTGTTCTTTGAGGCTCAGCGATCAGGGAAGTTGCCTGCTACTCAACGCGTCAAATGGCGTGGCCATTCTGGTCTCAAGGATGGTCTTGCTCAAGGC GTGAGCTTGGAAGGAGGATATTATGATGCAGGAGACCATGTGAAATTCGGTTTACCAATGGCTTTCTCAGTGACAATGCTATCGTGGGCAGCGGTTGATAACCGGAAAGAGCTATCCGGTTTGAACCAGATGCAACAGACATTGTGGTCAATCCGATGGGGTACTGATTACTTCATCAAAGCTCATCCTCAGCCTAATGTTCTATGGGGTCAAGTTGGAGATGGACAATCAGACCATTACTGTTGGGAACGTGCTGAAGACATGACAACTTCAAGAACAGCTTATAAGCTTGACCAGTACCATCCTGGCTCAGACTTAGCTGGTGAAACCGCTGCTGCTTTTGCCGCTGCTTCTTTGGCTTTCAAGCCTTATAACTCCTCTTACTCTGCTATCCTCTTAAGCCATGCTAAAGAG CTCTTCTCATTTGCTGACAAGTACAGAGGATTATACACTGATTCAATCCCAAATGCAAAAGCTTTCTACATGTCATCTGGTTACTCG GATGAGCTTCTTTGGGCTGCAGCTTGGCTACACCGTGCCACCGGGGACCAGTACTACTTAAAATACACTATAGACAATGCCGGTTACATGGGTGGAACTGGCTGGGGGATGAAAGAGTTCTCTTGGGATAACAAATACGCTGGTGTTCAAGTCCTTCTCTCCAAG GTATTGTTAGAAGGTAAAGGCGGTCCGTATACTTCAACATTGAAGCAGTATCAGATGAAGGCTGATTACTTCTCTTGTGCTTGTCTCAAGAAGAATGGTGGCTACAACATTCAAACAACTCCTG GTGGTTTGATGTATGTTAGAGAGTGGAACAATCTGCAATATTCATCTGTGGCTGCGTTTCTTCTTGCGATTTATTCTGACTATCTCTCAGCAGCGAACGCTAAACTCAACTGTCCTGATGGTTCGGTTCAACCTCGAGCACTTCTAGACTTTGCTAGATCTCAG GCTGATTACATTCTTGGAAAGAACCGTCAAGGAATGAGTTACTTAGTTGGATATGGACCAAAATATCCAATCCGAGTTCACCATAGAGGCGCTTCAGTCCCTTCAATCTTTGTTCAACATTCTTCTGTGAGCTGTGTACAAGGATTTGATTCTTGGTATAGAAGAGCACAAGCTGATCCTAATGTTATCCATGGTGCTCTTGTTGGTGGACCAGACCAGAATGATAACTATTCCGATGACCGGACAAACTACGAGCAATCAGAACCAACTTTGTCAGGCACAGCCCCACTCGTTGGTCTATTCGCTAAACTCTCTGTAGGATCTTACGGAGGAGGATATTCCAAACCTTACCAAACAACAAAACCaccag CTTCCTCATACAAAGCAACACCAACAACATACACTCCAAAGCAATCAGGTGCACCAATCGAGTTTCTACATTCAATAACTGCCAACTGGATGGCTGGGAACACGAGGTACTACAGACACAAAGTGATCATCAAGAACAATTCTCAGAAACAGATATCGGATCTCAAGCTCAAGATTGAAGACCTCTCAGGACCTATATGGGGGCTAATCCCAACGGGGCAAAAGAATACCTACCAGCTTCCTCAGTGGCAAAAGAGACTGAGAGCCGGACAAACACATGATTTTGTCTATGTACAAGGTGGTCCTCAGGCTAAAGTATCAGTCTTAAGTTACTACTAA